A single region of the Gracilibacillus caseinilyticus genome encodes:
- a CDS encoding ABC transporter ATP-binding protein has translation MLKQFFSYYKPHKRLFIIDFSCAVFVAILELAFPVAVQWLIDELLPNGEWDKIVTVSILLLAVYVLSTFMQFIVSYLGHKLGINIETDMREELFTHVQRQSFRFFDNTKTGHIMSRITNDLFDIGELAHHGPEDFFIAIMTFTGAFWIMFTINPTLAIIALVIVPLLTVLVTYCNIAMNKAWHRMYHNIADVNARVEDAVSGVRVVQSFTNEDFELNRFNQDNGRFRKAKIKAYKVMAGTHSSIYMMTRFLTLIVLVVGAWLSFNGSLSYGELVSFVLYTNVLIKPVDKISALLELYPKGMAGFRRFQEILAKEPEIKNDPNAMEVDKLTGNIRFDHVDFSYDGHQQVLENINLQITPGETVAFVGPSGAGKTTICSLIPRFYDVNNGSISIDDHDIRNITKKSLRSQIGIVQQDVFLFTGTVRENIAYGKQNATDEEIMLAAKKAHLDQVIADLPDGYDTQIGERGLKLSGGQKQRMAIARTFLKNPPILILDEATSALDTETERMIQQSLDQLAENRTTLVIAHRLATIKDADRVVVVTNEGIAEQGSYQKLLAMDAVFARLHKIQYEKNED, from the coding sequence ATGTTAAAGCAGTTTTTTTCTTATTATAAACCACACAAACGCTTGTTTATTATTGACTTTAGCTGTGCTGTGTTTGTGGCAATTCTGGAACTTGCCTTTCCTGTTGCTGTGCAATGGTTAATTGACGAACTTTTGCCAAACGGGGAATGGGATAAGATTGTGACGGTCAGCATCCTATTATTAGCAGTTTATGTCCTGAGCACGTTCATGCAATTCATCGTCAGCTACCTTGGTCATAAACTAGGAATCAATATTGAAACTGATATGCGCGAAGAGTTATTTACGCATGTGCAAAGACAATCTTTCCGTTTCTTTGACAATACGAAAACAGGTCATATCATGAGTAGAATTACGAACGATTTATTTGATATCGGCGAACTTGCTCACCATGGACCAGAGGACTTTTTTATTGCCATCATGACATTTACCGGCGCATTTTGGATTATGTTCACCATCAATCCTACCCTTGCAATCATCGCACTCGTCATCGTTCCATTATTAACAGTATTAGTGACCTATTGTAATATCGCGATGAATAAAGCATGGCATCGAATGTATCATAATATTGCTGACGTCAATGCACGTGTGGAAGACGCTGTTTCCGGTGTTCGAGTCGTACAGTCTTTTACTAATGAAGATTTTGAATTAAATCGATTCAACCAGGACAACGGTCGTTTCCGTAAAGCAAAAATTAAAGCATACAAAGTAATGGCAGGAACACATTCCAGCATTTACATGATGACACGCTTCCTAACGCTGATTGTTTTAGTAGTGGGTGCCTGGTTAAGTTTCAATGGAAGTTTATCGTACGGTGAATTAGTAAGCTTCGTATTATACACTAATGTACTTATTAAACCAGTCGATAAAATCAGTGCCCTCTTGGAACTCTATCCAAAAGGGATGGCAGGATTCCGTCGTTTTCAGGAGATCTTAGCAAAAGAACCGGAAATCAAAAACGATCCGAACGCTATGGAAGTGGACAAGCTAACTGGAAATATTCGTTTTGATCACGTTGACTTCTCCTATGATGGTCATCAACAGGTATTAGAAAATATCAACTTGCAAATAACCCCTGGTGAAACAGTTGCCTTTGTCGGTCCATCAGGTGCTGGCAAAACAACAATTTGTTCACTTATTCCAAGGTTCTATGATGTCAATAATGGCTCGATTTCGATCGATGACCACGACATTCGTAATATAACAAAAAAATCGCTCCGTTCCCAGATCGGTATTGTACAACAGGACGTTTTTCTGTTTACAGGAACAGTCCGTGAGAATATCGCATATGGAAAACAGAATGCAACAGATGAAGAAATAATGCTCGCAGCGAAAAAAGCACATCTTGATCAGGTGATTGCCGATTTACCAGACGGCTATGATACACAAATTGGCGAACGTGGCTTGAAACTTTCCGGTGGTCAGAAACAACGGATGGCGATTGCCAGAACATTCTTAAAGAATCCGCCAATCCTTATTTTAGATGAAGCTACATCTGCATTGGATACAGAAACAGAACGAATGATTCAGCAATCTTTAGATCAACTCGCTGAGAATAGAACAACGCTTGTTATCGCCCACAGATTGGCTACAATAAAAGATGCAGATCGTGTTGTTGTTGTAACAAATGAAGGAATAGCCGAACAAGGAAGTTATCAGAAATTACTCGCTATGGACGCCGTGTTTGCCCGCCTTCACAAAATTCAATATGAAAAAAATGAAGACTAA
- a CDS encoding DUF6773 family protein has translation MFFKKGSFQDERVTNEQNKIYRELYVVIYLVCLVSAIYKTFKYGISMEYVATELIIFIVAGAYYAVRVVQKGLFTSEVELHDHKHKWSFQAKTVISGIVFGLVIALVFGVNSAVQYADSRMEEISFFFISFAGSLMIYLPFLLIGLIVSYQVAKTKSDKAVAKQLKEEDE, from the coding sequence AGTTACAAATGAGCAGAATAAAATTTACCGTGAGTTATATGTAGTGATTTATCTTGTTTGTTTAGTTTCCGCTATATATAAGACGTTCAAGTACGGTATATCAATGGAGTACGTAGCAACCGAACTGATTATCTTTATTGTGGCTGGGGCGTATTATGCAGTTAGGGTAGTGCAAAAAGGGTTATTCACATCAGAGGTAGAGTTGCATGATCATAAACATAAGTGGAGCTTCCAGGCAAAAACAGTTATTAGCGGAATTGTTTTCGGATTAGTGATCGCGCTTGTCTTCGGTGTGAACAGTGCTGTACAATATGCAGACAGCAGAATGGAAGAGATCAGCTTTTTCTTTATCTCCTTTGCCGGATCACTTATGATTTATCTGCCTTTTCTGCTGATTGGACTTATTGTCAGTTATCAGGTTGCGAAAACGAAAAGTGATAAAGCAGTTGCTAAACAGTTAAAGGAAGAAGATGAATGA
- a CDS encoding helix-turn-helix transcriptional regulator, with protein MKNLKLKVARVEHDLSQEELAKQIGVTRQTIGLIEQGKYNPTLQLCIAICKALNKTLDDLFWNDED; from the coding sequence ATGAAGAATTTGAAGTTGAAGGTAGCTCGGGTAGAGCACGACTTATCGCAGGAAGAGTTAGCGAAACAAATTGGTGTGACCAGGCAGACAATCGGTTTAATTGAGCAAGGTAAATATAATCCGACGCTACAATTGTGCATCGCGATCTGTAAAGCACTCAATAAAACGTTAGATGATTTGTTTTGGAATGACGAAGACTAA